A single window of Pectobacterium parmentieri DNA harbors:
- the viaA gene encoding ATPase RavA stimulator ViaA — translation MITLESLEMLLSIDENELLDDLVVTLLATPQLAFFFEKYPSLKSALLNDLPHWKETLKQRLRTTQVPPELEKEFSCYQRSQSIDNQAFQTRLPAIMDTLNNVESPFLTQASQLITSPERTLGQKVTSGLHALFLQRWRLSLTLQTISLHQQLMDQEREILLDELQQRLTLSGKLEPILAENENAAGRLWDLSAAQRIHTDPRSLLDFGAFLQRQPALQKLAERLGRSRETKSILTQEAPQEAFRVRVREPATVPEQVSGVHQSDDILRLMPTELATLGISELEYEFYRRLLEHRLLTYRLQGESWREKITERPVVHQQNEQQPRGPFIVCVDTSGSMGGFNERCAKAFCLALMRIALADNRRCYIMLFSTGVVKYELTSEDGLEQAIRFLSQSFRGGTDMSACLSALLDKMDDALWHDADAVVISDFIAQRLPDEVVNKVKSRQKQLQHRFHAVAMSDHGKPGIMHIFDHIWRFDTGLKSRLMRRWQHGKAY, via the coding sequence ATGATCACGCTGGAATCACTGGAAATGCTGCTGTCTATTGATGAAAACGAGTTGTTGGACGATCTTGTCGTCACGCTGCTGGCGACACCGCAGCTCGCTTTCTTCTTTGAAAAATATCCCAGCCTGAAATCCGCGTTACTCAACGACCTCCCTCACTGGAAAGAAACCTTAAAGCAGCGCTTGCGCACCACGCAGGTGCCGCCAGAGCTGGAAAAAGAATTTAGCTGCTACCAACGTTCACAATCGATCGACAACCAGGCATTTCAGACACGCCTGCCCGCGATTATGGATACGCTGAACAACGTGGAATCACCGTTTTTGACACAGGCCTCACAGCTTATTACCTCTCCAGAGAGAACTTTAGGGCAGAAGGTAACGAGTGGGCTCCATGCGCTCTTTCTTCAGCGCTGGCGGCTGAGTCTGACACTGCAAACCATTTCACTGCATCAGCAATTGATGGATCAGGAGCGGGAAATTCTGCTGGATGAATTGCAACAGCGCCTGACCCTTAGCGGTAAACTCGAGCCGATTTTAGCGGAAAATGAAAACGCGGCCGGACGGCTCTGGGATCTCAGCGCCGCACAGCGTATTCACACCGATCCCCGCTCTCTACTGGATTTCGGCGCTTTCCTGCAACGTCAGCCCGCATTGCAAAAACTGGCGGAACGCTTGGGCCGCAGCCGGGAAACCAAATCCATCCTCACCCAGGAAGCGCCACAAGAAGCCTTCCGGGTAAGAGTACGGGAACCCGCCACCGTGCCCGAGCAGGTGAGCGGCGTGCATCAGAGCGATGATATTTTGCGTCTGATGCCCACTGAGCTGGCAACGCTGGGCATCAGTGAACTGGAATACGAATTTTATCGTCGTCTGTTGGAACACCGGCTACTGACCTATCGCTTACAAGGGGAGAGCTGGCGTGAGAAAATCACCGAGCGGCCAGTGGTTCACCAACAAAACGAACAGCAGCCGCGTGGCCCGTTTATTGTCTGCGTTGATACTTCAGGCTCCATGGGTGGCTTTAATGAACGCTGTGCCAAAGCCTTCTGTCTGGCACTGATGCGCATCGCACTCGCTGACAACCGCCGTTGCTACATCATGTTATTTTCTACCGGCGTGGTGAAGTATGAGCTGACGTCTGAAGACGGATTAGAACAGGCAATACGCTTTCTCAGCCAATCCTTCCGCGGCGGCACAGATATGAGCGCCTGTCTGTCAGCATTGTTGGATAAGATGGACGATGCACTCTGGCATGATGCCGATGCGGTGGTGATTTCAGATTTTATCGCCCAGCGATTGCCGGATGAAGTGGTGAATAAGGTGAAAAGTCGTCAGAAGCAGCTACAGCATCGTTTTCATGCTGTAGCGATGTCCGATCATGGCAAACCCGGCATCATGCACATCTTTGACCATATCTGGCGCTTTGATACCGGGTTAAAAAGCCGCTTAATGCGCCGCTGGCAGCACGGCAAGGCTTATTAA